The genomic window AACTTGTGATTTGAAGTTAGACACTCCTGGCTTCTAAACCCTACTGTTTACTGTCTGATAATGGACAAACTACATTTCTTCTTTGACTATCAGTGTTCTTATCTCTAAAATAGAGATAATTCTTATAACTATTTCATATTGTTGTGAGGAGTGAGGTAATACCTATATAATAAATGGGGGCCTAGCATAATGTTTTGCAAATAGTGGGTGTTCAGAAGGGTAACATTGTAACATTTCATGGATCTCCTGGCATACCTGTCATTCACAACGACTTTAATCTTCTATGACTGCTGCTGCCAccgctaagtctcttcagttgtgtccgactgtgtgtgaccccacagacggcagcccaccaggctcccctgtccctgggattctccaggcaagaacactggagtgggctgccatttccttctccaatgcatgcaagtgaaaagtgaaagggaagttgctcagttgtgtctgactctttgcgaccccatggactggagcccaccaggctcctccgtccatgggattttccaggcaagagtactggagtgaggtgccaacGCCTTCTCTGACTAGCATTATGTAATTACCACTCACTCAGCATTAATGGTGATGTTGCCCCCGAAGCTGTCAAGGAGACCCTCCAGTACTCTCCCACCTCACCCATCATTCTATCCAGAGCAGCAGTGCCACAGGAGAGGGAAAGGTTAATTGCTCAGAAGCCCTGAGAGAACACATCCCTCCAaatggtgggggtgaggggaggggtagTACTTGAGCAGAGTCCATCAGGAAAGGCAGGATTTCTTCAGGGAGAGGTGGGAAGGCCCAGAGCTAGACCTGGATTCTGGATATTACTGTATCTGGATTCTGGGTTCAGGGGTTTGGTGGGTGGGCATGGGATTTTGTCACCCCTAACAAGCCTGAGAAACCAAGTGGCCGGATTCCCATCACGGCAGCTGTGGTTAAGGCCCGAGGAGACTGGGACATCAGATTGGAAAGAGAGCCTAAGGCACCTGTAGTTAAGTTCTTGCTTTTGTCCGTGTGTTCCCAGGTCCAGGAGTCCCAGGCAACCATAGCTCCTGCACCGGCCGGCAGCAGCTCTGATCCAGCCTCTGCTGGTCACAGCACCTCTAGAAGTCAGGGCATCATTGAGCCCATGGATGCAGAAACCCAGGAGGACAGGAGAATGTCTGTTGACCAGAAAACAGGAGGTGAAAAGAATACAGAGGTGGACAGGAAGATGCAAGTGGACGGGAGGACACAGGGAGACCAAACAGAAGCCTCCCAGTGGACTCAGGCAGATAGGATGACACAAGTGGATGTTGTGATGCAAGGAAGTAGGAGatcagagtcggacaggaattCCCAGGAGGACGTGATGGCACAAGGAAGGGTGGGGACGCAGGCAGAAGAGAGGACCCAGGAAGATGGATGGGTACAGCAAGATAAGGGGACACAGTCAGAGGGGAGCACTCCCTCAACCACGAAAGGTCATTCAGAGAAGGCGTCCATGACCAGTCTCAGCCCACACTCCAGAGCCCCCAAACGCCCACCTTCGGAGGATCCTAGGTCTCCTCAGGTTATTGAAGGCTTTGGACAGAGCCAGGACGAGTTCTCTGTCCCAGACAAACCAGGTTGTGTGCTCACATCTGACAAGACACCAGGACCAGCCTCTGGGAACCAGGAGGAAGCTGTGCTGGGTCCCCTGGTGGGGGGCCTCGCTCCCAGGGCACAACTGCCTCCTGAGGTCCGTTCGGAGCCGGTGGGAGGAGAGCGCTCTGGAGGGCTGGAGTGGTCCACTCCGGGGAGGGACAAGCCAAGGGAGGGCCTGTTCCAGGGTCCGAGGGAGGAAGAGCTGGGAAGAGTGCCACCTGCAGCTCTGGGTGGCCGTCCTCCAGGGGGCTTAGGCCCTGAGGGGCgccccctgccctctcctcctgAGGCTGGCCTGACTCGTCATTCCCAGGAGGGGCTACCCAGCACCCCAGCTTCTCAGCCCAGGAGTGCAGCTGCCTTCCCGCCCTCTGAAGACAAGACCTTGCTGAGCTCTGCTCCCTCACTGCACCTGGGGCCAGGGACAGCCAGCCCGAGTCACCCTCCAGAAACTGTGGCAGCAAACAGCGAAGGGCCCTGCGCCAAGGTGCCAGATGCGGACGGGAGGACTTCGGGTCCCCGGACCTGTGACCCCGGCCTCATAGACTCCCTGAAGAACTACTTGCTTCTGCTGCTAAAGCTGTCCAGCTCAGAAGCAAGTGGAGGGGGCCCGGAGTCTCAGGGGGAAGCTGCCGCTGGGCTTCCGGCgcccctgcccaccctggccCCCACCATAGAAGTCGCTGGACTGAGTCCGCGAACCTCACGGCGCATCCTGGAGCGCGTGGAGAACAACCACTTGGTGCAGAGCGCACAGACCCTCCTGCTGAGCCCCGGCACCTCCCGCCGTCTCACTGGCCTCCTGGACCGCGAGGTGGAGGCTGGCCGGCAGGCCTTGGCTGCTGCCCGGCGCCCAGGCCCCAGCCCCCTCTCGGTCCCCGCTATCGTGGTTGGTGAGGCGGAGGGCCCTGGGCTGGCCTCAGGAGGATCCAGTGAGGGTGAGGGACAGCTTCCCCTTGAGGGGCCTGGCCTCCTGGAGGTCTCTCGGGAAAGCAGCATGGGTGGGCTGCTTAGGGAGGAGGGTGGTGGGCAGGCAGCCCCTGGGCAGGGCCTGCTGTCAACCGAgagcagagcccaggagcccTCCCCAGAGGAGGAGGCCCCGGGGGAGGCGCTCCCCGCGGCGACGCCCGAGGAGCTGGCTCTTGGGGCCCGGAGGAAGAGATTTCTCCCAAAGGTAAAAGCTGCGGGAGATGGAGAGGGCACCAAGCCTGAAGAAAGAGAGAGCCCCTCAGTCTCCCCCAGGGGGCCCAGGAAGGCCCTTGCACCTCGGTCCCCAGGGACTCCTGGGCGCGAGAGACGCTCCCCGACTCAAGGCAGAAAGGCAGGCATGCTGGAGGTGCCGCGGGCAGAGGAGGAGTTGGCAGCAGGagacccagcccccagccccaaaGCTGGCAGTCTAGATGCTGAGCtggccctggaggaaggcaatcAGGATGCTCTGGCCAAGTCCAGGAAGGCCAAAGACCTGCTGAAAGGTGAGTACTAGATATGGCCTCCCAGGAGAGGATGCTGCTGGGTCACCTGCCTGCTGGAGACCTGGTGCACCTCTGTAAAGGTATTCCCATGTAATAATCCCACAGGCTGTAGAATCAGAAAGGCTTAGTTTTTGCCCTGGCTCTGTGGCTTGGAGCTGATAATAGGACCAACTTCATAACATTATGAGGTTAAATGGGATAGAATAAATCAAGGGCTCGGCCTGGGGCCTGGCTTCAATAGCATCCTAGCTCTAGCATCATCATCTTCGTTGTCACCACCATCATCCCCTCTTTGCAGACTCGTCCCACGAGTACAGAGTGGTACAGACAGGACTCAAATGCAGGGTCCTAGGGTTAGGAGCCCAGGCTACAAGCTGAATGTCCTCTCTTGACTGCTGTCTTTGGCCTCAGCTGTGAGGCTCTGCCTGGCCTGGAGTGGGGGCGCACGGCCGGGTTTTTTCTAGCAAAGCTGTGTGCTCTGAAGTCAGAGCAAAGGCCTCAGAGACACAGGTGTGGCGGGGGTGGGTGAAGTGATGGGTGTGTGAGGAGACTTGAATCCTGTTTTCTCTCAGCCTGTGCACCAATGACACCCAGGGAAGCGGGGGCAAGGCCAGAGAGGGCGTAGGACGGCAGGGAGAGGGCTTACTCCTTTCCACTGTGCCCTTGCTCCCAGCCCCACAGGTGATTCGGAAGATTCGGGTGGAGCAGTTTCCTGACGCCTCGGGCAGCCTGAAGCTCTGGTGCCAGTTCTTCAACATTCTCAGTGACTCGGTCCTGACGTGGGCCAAGGATCAGCGCCCAGTGGGCGAGGTGGGCAGGAGGTAAGCCAGCTGGGTGTCACCCCCACCTGGCCCCCTAAGACATGGCAGCAGTGATCACGTCGGGGCATTGTCCCAACTTTGGATCCACCTTCAGTTAATCCTCATAGTAACCCTGTAAGGGAGACTCTAGTACTCCCACCGTAAAAAGGAGAACATTGAGGCTCAGAGATACTAAGTCATTTGCCCAGAGTCCCACAGCCAGAGTCAGGATCGAAAACCTGGCCTGTGTGATGCAGGCCTGGCTCTGCCCAGAGCTCCTGGAGCCTGTGCCCACAGAAGCCTCTGACAGTGGGGTCTGAGGACCCTCAGGACACAGTCTGGCCTGGGCTGTGCCATGGTGATGGCCTCAGGGGGAGGGTCTCCTCTCTGCAGTGCCGGGGATGAGGGGCCCGCGGCCCTGGCCATCGTGCAGGCGTCCCCCGTGGACTGTGGCGTGTATCGATGCACCATCCACAACGAGCACGGCTCAGCCTCCACCGACTTCTGCCTCAGCCCCGAGGGTGAGTGTGACCCTGCCCCCTCCGCCTGGTCTCTGTTCCATGGAGGACGGGGATAGTTACCTTTGCAGAGGTAGAGCTCTCTGTGGGCATGCCCACCTGAGGACAGTgacttcctctgctttttctccacACAGTGCTGTCAGGATTCATCTCCAGAGAAGAAGGTCAAGGTATGGTGCCCCTCACGGGGAGGAATGGATGGGCCTGTGTCCCTAGGCCTGCCTCTGCAGGGGTTCTTTAAagacttggtggtggtggtttaattgctcagtcgtgtccgactcttgggaccccatggactgtagcctcccaggctcctctgttcatgggattctcgaggcaggaatactggagtgggttgccttttctttctccagggagtcttcccaacccaggaatccaacccaggtctcctgcattgcaggcagattctttaccaactgagctacaagagaagcttGGAATCTGATCCAAATGCCACATTCATCTCCACATACAGCTACCCTTTCCTCCTAGTTTAGCATGTGGCttgtggaggaggtggagggggaCAGCTGTTTCAGAAGTTGAGGGGGGAGGAAGGGCTAGAGGGCCATCCCACAAGGAGTTCACTCAGCCTGTGCCCTCTCCCCTCATCAGAGCCCTTGATCGAGAGCAGGACTGGCTACCAGGGTACTTCTCCCTGCCGGTTTCCTCCCTGGAGTTTCTCATAGGAGTCTGTGAATTCCTGCATGAGACCCACATGGGGAGCCTGCTAAAAATGCAGTTACCTGAGCCCTGCTGCAGACACTCTTAATCACAGTCTGGGGAAGGACCTAACATGATTGCATGTCAGTAGACACCCTGGTGATTGTCATACACCCTGAAGTTTGACAAACAATTTGAAGGCACAAATATTAGAGGAAGAGTTTGGGTTGCTCCTGCAAAAGACACATTAAGGATTTAGGACTTTGAAGGCAGCTGGTGATGGAAAGATTTCTAGAGCTTCATgaattccttcattcattcactcctttactcattcattcaattagTACTTTTTGTTCAGTTATCAAATCAgttaatatcagttcagttaatATCAAATATAACCTTATGCCTAAAAACAAATAATACTTTGTTCTCATAAAATCAGATTTTCCTGTCTTGTAAGTGTTGGTTTATTTGAATTAGGAACCATTCAGTGCTTTTGGCTaacatatcttcttttttttcctatttaatatttatttatttatttggctgtaccaggtcttagttgtggcttgtggggtctagttccctgaccagggatcgaacctgggccccctgcactgggagcatggagtcttagccactggactgccagggaagtccctgacataTCTCTTAAATCTGTCAAGTGTATAATAGTTGCTCATCCCTCACTTGTTTTCACTCCTTACCATTTACTTCGTGAAGTCACTTGATGTGTAGAATGTCTTCCATTTTGGATTTTGTTGATTGTATCACCATTTAACATGTTGCTTCATTGATGGACTTCCTCTAAACTGGTTATTAGGTTGAGGTGCTCAGGTGCAAATTTGGGGGAACATTTCACAGGTGAGCTGTGTGTttccttttgcctccaatcttCAGGCACATGATATCTGTTTGTTTTAGTAAAACTAAGAATGATCACTGAGTTTATTCACATGTTTTCTGCCTGATCTATCccctttaaagttaaaaaaaataaacaggaattCTCTGGCaatccagtagttaggacttgaCTCTTTCACTGCCAGGCCTGGCTTCAATCACTGTTAGGGGAACGAGGATTCCCACTTACTGCAaggcacagtttaaaaaaaaaattaaaactgtatcTGATACAACTCCTGTCATTATCGAGGAGTTTTAGCAGTCACTGATTATTACCTCAATCCTTTATCTCCTTAAGGTTTAGAACATGGAGTATTTTAATTCTGTCATTTCTTCTTTATTCACTAGCTAACATTTTTCAGTAAAGAGGAAATGTTTATTTGGTAATCCTGATACATATAGGTCCAacaaaaaaatgaatggaaattactttcttttccctcttgcTAAGCTTTCAGAAAAATGAATTAGAGCTGTAACATCTTCCACAGGTCACCAataagggttttttgtttttttccaggaggaaggttttttgttttttataattatGAAAGTATGGATTTTAACACATTTGAATGTTCAGTACTTTGCAGTTATTCTTTTTGTTAGTAaaattgtctctctctctctttttttttttttttttggccaatggAAGCCCCTTCAGGTTGGCTCATGTGTTCTTGTGACAAGCAACCAGTTGTTTTCGATACTTCACTTACTTTCTGATCCATAGATGTTTCTGGTCAATCCAAGACACTTCCTGCCATTTGTTCAGGGAATTCTGGTTCCTTTTAGTGGAAaataggcttccctcatagctcagttggtaaagaatctgcctgtaatacaggagaccctggtttgattcctaggttgggaagattcccttgagaagggaaaggctacctacttcagtactctggcttggagaattccatatagtccatggggttgcagagtccgacacagctgagtgactttcactttcactttagtggaAAATGGTATTTAGTGATCACAATTTGAGCACTAGGAGTACTCATTGCTATTGGATTGgtctcaaactttttttttcagtcaaactTGTTAATTGAGATGGAATCACTTATTCACTTGATCAAAACACCAAATTCTAAAACAGACTAATCCTGATAGTCTGTATTGATAGCTGCTTCCTCAGAAAACCCCTGCCTTCCACAGACACAGGCTGAGCCCTTATTTTCTCACACACAAGCACTGTTGAATGACCGAGGGTTGCATAACTACAGGGTCTGCCctcaggagctcacagtctacCACGGACCCCACAGTGCACCCCCAAAGAGCAGTAATGGACAGAGTGAGTGTATCAATTCCAGGCTTTTCCTGCCCTGTGGACTCTGCATCAGTCAGGGGGAGCTTCTATaatgtgtatttatgtatttgtttggctgctccctgcagcatgtgagatcttagttccctgaccagggattgaacccacgtcccctgctttggaagcgcaatcttaacccctggacagCCAGGGATGTCCTGAGGGGGAGTTTCTAGTTTTTTCACACTTTTCCTGTTCCCTCCAGTTGGAGAAGAGATTGAGATGACCCCCATGGTGTTCGCTAAGGGTCTGGCTGACTCTGGCTGCTGGGGGGACAAGCTCTTTGGGCGCTTGGTGAGTGAGGAACTTCGAGGGGGTGGACACGGTTGCAGCCTGAGGAAGGCCTCCCAGGCCAAGGTCATCTACGGGCTGGAACCCATCTTCGAGTCAGGCCGTACGTGCGTCATCAAGGTGTCCAGCCTGCTTGTGTTCGGGCCCAGCAGCGAGACTTCTCTCCTGGGCAGAAACTATGACGTCACCATCCAGGTACTGTCCCATGCCCCTGCCCCCGCTTCCACCCTCtcatccctccccttcccagcctGGTCCTgttgggaagccccatatggaGGTGGATGCCATCTCAGTCTCTGCTTTACCTTGAGGAGAGCCTGAGATGTAGTCCAGGCTACATCGTTGGGACCATAGTCTTCAAACTATTTTTCACCAGAAACCTTTTTCACTTCCCTCAACTGTATCTTGCACAGAGAAGCCTTGTTTGTGAGGGGACAGGGGGTGACTGTGGGTGGGGCGGGTGCCCCACTTTCTGCAGCGTGGCCCCTGGGGCACAGCTACCTATCACGAGGGCTCTAGCAAACAGTTTGTAAACCACTTTGAAAACATGTCCAAAGCCTcttgttttacaaatgagaaaaatgaggtgCAGATGAGGGAGGAGGGTAGGAGTGAACCCCACCTTCCCCAGGGCTGGGATCCTCCCTGCAGCCTCTAGCAGACAGCCTCCCACTTAGAGCAAGGCGTGACTAAGAGCAGGTATGCTTCTGTGCTGACCAGAGTTGGTTCTCTTCAACCCACAGGGGTGCAAGATCCAGAACATGAGCCGGGAGTACTGCAAAATCTTTGCGGCTGAAGCCCGGGCTGCTCCTGGCTTTGGAGAGGTGCCTGAGTAAGTGCACAGGGAGGGGGCCATGCAGTCTGACTTGAGCTCCTGCACAGAGACATGATTCACAGCCTGC from Bos taurus isolate L1 Dominette 01449 registration number 42190680 breed Hereford chromosome 21, ARS-UCD2.0, whole genome shotgun sequence includes these protein-coding regions:
- the ALPK3 gene encoding alpha-protein kinase 3 isoform X1, which encodes MGSRRAPGRGWGSGGRSEAGGDGEDDGPVWIPSPASRSYLLSVRPETSLSSNRLSHPSSGRSTFCSIIAQLTEETQPLFETTLKSRAVSEDSDVRFTCIVTGYPEPEVTWYKDDTELDRYCGLPKYEIMHQGNRHTLQLYRCREEDAAIYQASARNAKGIVSCSGVLEVGTMTEYKIHQRWFAKLKRKAAAKMREIEQSWKHGKEAVGEADALRKLSPDRFQRKRRLSGAEVPVPSAPAREVEDGPLVAWQEGDTEPGQHPGLGLINSLASGEVTTNGEAAPENGEDGERGLLTYICEAMELGPQRAPKKESGAKKKKKDMEPKQGVRKPEMEKAAQSHRASENRFPSSDKPDSRGTQGPLDVEQFQTRPRGRAARGPGSPGADGTRKPASGAGTPDQAQKTQAPAPVPGPEPEVYFSLKDMYLESTRADQPQMEAEAQTPRGRTPGQRPSRRESSEAGGERGPAAPGQPVPSAPQPTRPFNRKRFAPPKLKGEPTASSKPDSSLSQDSEPGAQSSGKTPCQTSAQVPTPPARRRHSTRDSPLQGQAGPSAPGKVQESQATIAPAPAGSSSDPASAGHSTSRSQGIIEPMDAETQEDRRMSVDQKTGGEKNTEVDRKMQVDGRTQGDQTEASQWTQADRMTQVDVVMQGSRRSESDRNSQEDVMAQGRVGTQAEERTQEDGWVQQDKGTQSEGSTPSTTKGHSEKASMTSLSPHSRAPKRPPSEDPRSPQVIEGFGQSQDEFSVPDKPGCVLTSDKTPGPASGNQEEAVLGPLVGGLAPRAQLPPEVRSEPVGGERSGGLEWSTPGRDKPREGLFQGPREEELGRVPPAALGGRPPGGLGPEGRPLPSPPEAGLTRHSQEGLPSTPASQPRSAAAFPPSEDKTLLSSAPSLHLGPGTASPSHPPETVAANSEGPCAKVPDADGRTSGPRTCDPGLIDSLKNYLLLLLKLSSSEASGGGPESQGEAAAGLPAPLPTLAPTIEVAGLSPRTSRRILERVENNHLVQSAQTLLLSPGTSRRLTGLLDREVEAGRQALAAARRPGPSPLSVPAIVVGEAEGPGLASGGSSEGEGQLPLEGPGLLEVSRESSMGGLLREEGGGQAAPGQGLLSTESRAQEPSPEEEAPGEALPAATPEELALGARRKRFLPKVKAAGDGEGTKPEERESPSVSPRGPRKALAPRSPGTPGRERRSPTQGRKAGMLEVPRAEEELAAGDPAPSPKAGSLDAELALEEGNQDALAKSRKAKDLLKAPQVIRKIRVEQFPDASGSLKLWCQFFNILSDSVLTWAKDQRPVGEVGRSAGDEGPAALAIVQASPVDCGVYRCTIHNEHGSASTDFCLSPEVLSGFISREEGQVGEEIEMTPMVFAKGLADSGCWGDKLFGRLVSEELRGGGHGCSLRKASQAKVIYGLEPIFESGRTCVIKVSSLLVFGPSSETSLLGRNYDVTIQGCKIQNMSREYCKIFAAEARAAPGFGEVPEIIPLYLIYRPANNIPYATLEEDLGQPLESYCSRDWGCAAAPAAPSSSEAVWKCQTFQHWLYLWTNGSFLVTDLAGVNWKMTDVQIATKLRGYQGLKESCFPALLDQFASSHQCNTFCEMLGLKPLKGPEATHPQAKAKGSKSPSAGRKGPQLSPQPQKKGPPSPQGTRKSASGSKATPQASEVVATQLLGQSPIQEGASKAQGMR
- the ALPK3 gene encoding alpha-protein kinase 3 isoform X2 — encoded protein: MGSRRAPGRGWGSGGRSEAGGDGEDDGPVWIPSPASRSYLLSVRPETRSTFCSIIAQLTEETQPLFETTLKSRAVSEDSDVRFTCIVTGYPEPEVTWYKDDTELDRYCGLPKYEIMHQGNRHTLQLYRCREEDAAIYQASARNAKGIVSCSGVLEVGTMTEYKIHQRWFAKLKRKAAAKMREIEQSWKHGKEAVGEADALRKLSPDRFQRKRRLSGAEVPVPSAPAREVEDGPLVAWQEGDTEPGQHPGLGLINSLASGEVTTNGEAAPENGEDGERGLLTYICEAMELGPQRAPKKESGAKKKKKDMEPKQGVRKPEMEKAAQSHRASENRFPSSDKPDSRGTQGPLDVEQFQTRPRGRAARGPGSPGADGTRKPASGAGTPDQAQKTQAPAPVPGPEPEVYFSLKDMYLESTRADQPQMEAEAQTPRGRTPGQRPSRRESSEAGGERGPAAPGQPVPSAPQPTRPFNRKRFAPPKLKGEPTASSKPDSSLSQDSEPGAQSSGKTPCQTSAQVPTPPARRRHSTRDSPLQGQAGPSAPGKVQESQATIAPAPAGSSSDPASAGHSTSRSQGIIEPMDAETQEDRRMSVDQKTGGEKNTEVDRKMQVDGRTQGDQTEASQWTQADRMTQVDVVMQGSRRSESDRNSQEDVMAQGRVGTQAEERTQEDGWVQQDKGTQSEGSTPSTTKGHSEKASMTSLSPHSRAPKRPPSEDPRSPQVIEGFGQSQDEFSVPDKPGCVLTSDKTPGPASGNQEEAVLGPLVGGLAPRAQLPPEVRSEPVGGERSGGLEWSTPGRDKPREGLFQGPREEELGRVPPAALGGRPPGGLGPEGRPLPSPPEAGLTRHSQEGLPSTPASQPRSAAAFPPSEDKTLLSSAPSLHLGPGTASPSHPPETVAANSEGPCAKVPDADGRTSGPRTCDPGLIDSLKNYLLLLLKLSSSEASGGGPESQGEAAAGLPAPLPTLAPTIEVAGLSPRTSRRILERVENNHLVQSAQTLLLSPGTSRRLTGLLDREVEAGRQALAAARRPGPSPLSVPAIVVGEAEGPGLASGGSSEGEGQLPLEGPGLLEVSRESSMGGLLREEGGGQAAPGQGLLSTESRAQEPSPEEEAPGEALPAATPEELALGARRKRFLPKVKAAGDGEGTKPEERESPSVSPRGPRKALAPRSPGTPGRERRSPTQGRKAGMLEVPRAEEELAAGDPAPSPKAGSLDAELALEEGNQDALAKSRKAKDLLKAPQVIRKIRVEQFPDASGSLKLWCQFFNILSDSVLTWAKDQRPVGEVGRSAGDEGPAALAIVQASPVDCGVYRCTIHNEHGSASTDFCLSPEVLSGFISREEGQVGEEIEMTPMVFAKGLADSGCWGDKLFGRLVSEELRGGGHGCSLRKASQAKVIYGLEPIFESGRTCVIKVSSLLVFGPSSETSLLGRNYDVTIQGCKIQNMSREYCKIFAAEARAAPGFGEVPEIIPLYLIYRPANNIPYATLEEDLGQPLESYCSRDWGCAAAPAAPSSSEAVWKCQTFQHWLYLWTNGSFLVTDLAGVNWKMTDVQIATKLRGYQGLKESCFPALLDQFASSHQCNTFCEMLGLKPLKGPEATHPQAKAKGSKSPSAGRKGPQLSPQPQKKGPPSPQGTRKSASGSKATPQASEVVATQLLGQSPIQEGASKAQGMR
- the ALPK3 gene encoding alpha-protein kinase 3 isoform X3 — protein: MGSRRAPGRGWGSGGRSEAGGDGEDDGPVWIPSPASRSYLLSVRPETSLSSNRLSHPSSGRSTFCSIIAQLTEETQPLFETTLKSRAVSEDSDVRFTCIVTGYPEPEVTWYKDDTELDRYCGLPKYEIMHQGNRHTLQLYRCREEDAAIYQASARNAKGIVSCSGVLEVGTMTEYKIHQRWFAKLKRKAAAKMREIEQSWKHGKEAVGEADALRKLSPDRFQRKRRLSGAEVPVPSAPAREVEDGPLVAWQEGDTEPGQHPGLGLINSLASGEVTTNGEAAPENGEDGERGLLTYICEAMELGPQRAPKKESGAKKKKKDMEPKQGVRKPEMEKAAQSHRASENRFPSSDKPDSRGTQGPLDVEQFQTRPRGRAARGPGSPGADGTRKPASGAGTPDQAQKTQAPAPVPGPEPEVYFSLKDMYLESTRADQPQMEAEAQTPRGRTPGQRPSRRESSEAGGERGPAAPGQPVPSAPQPTRPFNRKRFAPPKLKGEPTASSKPDSSLSQDSEPGAQSSGKTPCQTSAQVPTPPARRRHSTRDSPLQGQAGPSAPGKVQESQATIAPAPAGSSSDPASAGHSTSRSQGIIEPMDAETQEDRRMSVDQKTGGEKNTEVDRKMQVDGRTQGDQTEASQWTQADRMTQVDVVMQGSRRSESDRNSQEDVMAQGRVGTQAEERTQEDGWVQQDKGTQSEGSTPSTTKGHSEKASMTSLSPHSRAPKRPPSEDPRSPQVIEGFGQSQDEFSVPDKPGCVLTSDKTPGPASGNQEEAVLGPLVGGLAPRAQLPPEVRSEPVGGERSGGLEWSTPGRDKPREGLFQGPREEELGRVPPAALGGRPPGGLGPEGRPLPSPPEAGLTRHSQEGLPSTPASQPRSAAAFPPSEDKTLLSSAPSLHLGPGTASPSHPPETVAANSEGPCAKVPDADGRTSGPRTCDPGLIDSLKNYLLLLLKLSSSEASGGGPESQGEAAAGLPAPLPTLAPTIEVAGLSPRTSRRILERVENNHLVQSAQTLLLSPGTSRRLTGLLDREVEAGRQALAAARRPGPSPLSVPAIVVGEAEGPGLASGGSSEGEGQLPLEGPGLLEVSRESSMGGLLREEGGGQAAPGQGLLSTESRAQEPSPEEEAPGEALPAATPEELALGARRKRFLPKVKAAGDGEGTKPEERESPSVSPRGPRKALAPRSPGTPGRERRSPTQGRKAGMLEVPRAEEELAAGDPAPSPKAGSLDAELALEEGNQDALAKSRKAKDLLKAPQVIRKIRVEQFPDASGSLKLWCQFFNILSDSVLTWAKDQRPVGEVGRSAGDEGPAALAIVQASPVDCGVYRCTIHNEHGSASTDFCLSPEVLSGFISREEGQVGEEIEMTPMVFAKGLADSGCWGDKLFGRLVSEELRGGGHGCSLRKASQAKVIYGLEPIFESGRTCVIKVSSLLVFGPSSETSLLGRNYDVTIQGCKIQNMSREYCKIFAAEARAAPGFGEVPEIIPLYLIYRPANNIPYATLEEDLGQPLESYCSRDWGCAAAPAAPSSSEAVWKCQTFQHWLYLWTNGSFLVTDLAGVNWKMTDVQIATKLRGETLWRFIGGQINRACEWSGDLESAVIYVDKAEPSHTKRHPT